A single Salminus brasiliensis chromosome 20, fSalBra1.hap2, whole genome shotgun sequence DNA region contains:
- the hdr gene encoding hematopoietic death receptor isoform X2 yields the protein MKLAASLVMLLIWILQSTPAVEPAQGLAWAPGAGQNRTRRGIACRDNLEYLHSGICCLYCPAGTYVKQHCTKASQRGVCESCDFGLYTEHENGLSECLQCTKCRSDQDLVEQCSSTTNSQCQCKKGYFCLPDQACEVCKTCSKCGEDEEVAVSCTSSSNTVCKKRGFSRASTAAIVFAVLAPAVIVLVAVLYWKAPGCSKTALAALWPRGVLQKDSTRCSVEDGHNELNAALEDSGPSQPFIVKSQPDSEGSRRLVPLNGEESLKRSFDLFEEMDVNYHSRFFRYIGLSDNAIRNAESLSLEDRVYGLLKVWLEKEGMRADLNTLIEALLHFNQRLSAENITARAVSSGHYRYEDAE from the exons ATGAAGCTCGCAGCCAGCCTG GTCATGTTATTGATTTGGATCCTGCAGTCCACCCCAGCCGTTGAGCCTGCCCAAGGTCTCGCTTGGGCTCCAGGGGCCGGCCAGAACAGAACGAGGCGAGGCATTGCCTGCAGAGACAACCTGGAGTATCTACACTCGGGCATCTGCTGTCTTTACTGCCCAGCTG GTACCTACGTCAAGCAGCACTGTACCAAAGCTTCTCAGAGAGGAGTGTGTGAATCGTGCGACTTCGGCTTATACACGGAGCACGAAAACGGACTGTCCGAGTGTTTGCAGTGCACCAAGTGTCGCTCAG ATCAGGACCTCGTCGAGCAATGCAGCAGCACCACGAACAGTCAGTGCCAGTGTAAGAAGGGGTACTTCTGCCTGCCTGATCAAGCCTGTGAGGTCTGCAAGACTTGCAGCAA GTGTGGTGAAGACGAGGAGGTAGCGGTGAGCTGCACATCCAGCTCCAACACAGTCTGCAAAAAAAGAGGCTTCAGTCGTGCGTCCACAG CTGCGATCGTCTTTGCTGTGCTGGCCCCCGCTGTGATTGTGCTCGTGGCTGTTCTGTACTGGAAGGCACCCGGATGTAGTAAAACCGCAC TGGCAGCATTGTGGCCGAGAGGAGTACTGCAGAAG GACAGCACCAGGTGCTCTGTGGAGGACGGTCATAATGAGCTGAACGCCGCACTGGAGGACAGCGGCCCGTCGCAGCCTTTCATCGTCAAGAGTCAGCCG GACAGTGAAGGGTCCCGCAGGCTGGTTCCTCTAAATG GCGAGGAGTCTCTGAAGAGGAGCTTCGACCTCTTTGAAGAGATGGACGTGAACTACCACAGCAGGTTCTTCAGGTACATCGGCCTCAGCGATAACGCCATCAGGAACGCGGAGTCGCTCTCGCTGGAGGACCGGGTTTACGGCCTGCTGAAGGTGTGGTTGGAGAAGGAGGGGATGAGGGCGGATTTGAACACGCTTATCGAGGCGCTGCTGCACTTCAACCAGAGACTGTCTGCAGAGAACATCACGGCGAGGGCTGTCAGCAGCGGCCATTACAGATACGAAGACGCAGAGTGA
- the hdr gene encoding hematopoietic death receptor isoform X1 codes for MKLAASLVMLLIWILQSTPAVEPAQGLAWAPGAGQNRTRRGIACRDNLEYLHSGICCLYCPAGTYVKQHCTKASQRGVCESCDFGLYTEHENGLSECLQCTKCRSDQDLVEQCSSTTNSQCQCKKGYFCLPDQACEVCKTCSKCGEDEEVAVSCTSSSNTVCKKRGFSRASTAAIVFAVLAPAVIVLVAVLYWKAPGCSKTALAALWPRGVLQKDSTRCSVEDGHNELNAALEDSGPSQPFIVKSQPVGAWTPVSVEAVEEEDRGLGESLPNTTTSSQNSLCVGGQPGESCPVRYSPALPRPPCQPSAPDSEGSRRLVPLNGEESLKRSFDLFEEMDVNYHSRFFRYIGLSDNAIRNAESLSLEDRVYGLLKVWLEKEGMRADLNTLIEALLHFNQRLSAENITARAVSSGHYRYEDAE; via the exons ATGAAGCTCGCAGCCAGCCTG GTCATGTTATTGATTTGGATCCTGCAGTCCACCCCAGCCGTTGAGCCTGCCCAAGGTCTCGCTTGGGCTCCAGGGGCCGGCCAGAACAGAACGAGGCGAGGCATTGCCTGCAGAGACAACCTGGAGTATCTACACTCGGGCATCTGCTGTCTTTACTGCCCAGCTG GTACCTACGTCAAGCAGCACTGTACCAAAGCTTCTCAGAGAGGAGTGTGTGAATCGTGCGACTTCGGCTTATACACGGAGCACGAAAACGGACTGTCCGAGTGTTTGCAGTGCACCAAGTGTCGCTCAG ATCAGGACCTCGTCGAGCAATGCAGCAGCACCACGAACAGTCAGTGCCAGTGTAAGAAGGGGTACTTCTGCCTGCCTGATCAAGCCTGTGAGGTCTGCAAGACTTGCAGCAA GTGTGGTGAAGACGAGGAGGTAGCGGTGAGCTGCACATCCAGCTCCAACACAGTCTGCAAAAAAAGAGGCTTCAGTCGTGCGTCCACAG CTGCGATCGTCTTTGCTGTGCTGGCCCCCGCTGTGATTGTGCTCGTGGCTGTTCTGTACTGGAAGGCACCCGGATGTAGTAAAACCGCAC TGGCAGCATTGTGGCCGAGAGGAGTACTGCAGAAG GACAGCACCAGGTGCTCTGTGGAGGACGGTCATAATGAGCTGAACGCCGCACTGGAGGACAGCGGCCCGTCGCAGCCTTTCATCGTCAAGAGTCAGCCGGTGGGTGCTTGGACCCCTGTCTCTGTCGAGGCGGTGGAGGAAGAGGACCGGGGTCTGGGGGAGAGCCTccccaacaccaccacctcctcccaaAACAGCCTGTGTGTGGGCGGCCAGCCCGGCGAGTCCTGCCCTGTCCGCTACAGCCCTGCACTGCCTCGCCCGCCTTGCCAGCCTTCCGCTCCG GACAGTGAAGGGTCCCGCAGGCTGGTTCCTCTAAATG GCGAGGAGTCTCTGAAGAGGAGCTTCGACCTCTTTGAAGAGATGGACGTGAACTACCACAGCAGGTTCTTCAGGTACATCGGCCTCAGCGATAACGCCATCAGGAACGCGGAGTCGCTCTCGCTGGAGGACCGGGTTTACGGCCTGCTGAAGGTGTGGTTGGAGAAGGAGGGGATGAGGGCGGATTTGAACACGCTTATCGAGGCGCTGCTGCACTTCAACCAGAGACTGTCTGCAGAGAACATCACGGCGAGGGCTGTCAGCAGCGGCCATTACAGATACGAAGACGCAGAGTGA
- the cyb561a3a gene encoding lysosomal membrane ascorbate-dependent ferrireductase CYB561A3 isoform X2, translating into MTVLEGLLLHGRSSEITAREHHCGNRPAQICIRGFQRGSAMKATMAFYSAYLLCLVLSVVCVVLVVHWNASFRGGFAWDHQAKQFNWHPVLMVVGLVVLYGNAAVVYRIPLTWGQNKKPWKLLHAGLLLLSLLFAVLGLCAVFDFHNANNTPNLYSLHSWVGIVTTILFATQWAAGFGAFLLPCSPVALRVLVKPAHVWMGATILVLSVVSCISGINEKLFFVLKKTTNETRPYAELPPEAVLANSLGVVIVAFALVVLKILANQTWQRPEPRSEEGEYRPLRSDDS; encoded by the exons ATGACAGTGTTGGAAGGTCTGCTTTTGCATGGGAGATCTTCAGAAATTACAGCCAGAGAGCATCACTGCGGAAACCGACCCGCTCAGATCTGTATCCGAGGCTTTCAGAGAG gttCCGCGATGAAGGCCACGATGGCTTTCTACTCAGCCTACCTGCTGTGCCTGGTCCTGAGTGTGGTatgtgtggtgctggtggtcCACTGGAATGCCAGCTTCCGCGGGGGCTTCGCATGGGATCACCAAGCCAAGCAGTTCAACTGGCACCCCGTGCTGATGGTGGTGGGGCTGGTGGTGCTTTACGGCAACG CTGCTGTGGTGTACCGTATCCCGCTGACCTGGGGCCAGAATAAGAAGCCATGGAAGCTACTGCACGCcggtctgctgctgctgtctctGCTCTTCGCCGTGTTGGGCCTGTGTGCAGTGTTTGACTTCCACAACGCTAACAACACCCCCAACCTCTACTCCCTACACAGCTGGGTGGGAATCGTCACCACCATCCTTTTCGCCACGCAG TGGGCTGCAGGTTTCGGGGCGTTCCTCCTGCCCTGCTCTCCAGTGGCTCTGCGCGTCTTAGTCAAACCTGCTCACGTGTGGATGGGAGCCACTATCCTCGTCCTCAGCGTGGTGTCCTGCATCTCGGGGATCAACGAGAAGCTGTTTTTTGTTCT aaagaagaCCACCAATGAGACGCGGCCGTACGCCGAGCTGCCTCCAGAGGCAGTGCTTGCCAATTCTCTGGGCGTCGTCATCGTCGCCTTCGCCTTGGTCGTGTTGAAAATCCTGGCCAATCAGACGTGGCAGCGTCCAGAGCCCAGGAGCGAGGAGGGGGAGTACAGG CCGCTGAGATCGGACGACAGCTGA
- the cyb561a3a gene encoding lysosomal membrane ascorbate-dependent ferrireductase CYB561A3 isoform X3, producing the protein MKATMAFYSAYLLCLVLSVVCVVLVVHWNASFRGGFAWDHQAKQFNWHPVLMVVGLVVLYGNAAVVYRIPLTWGQNKKPWKLLHAGLLLLSLLFAVLGLCAVFDFHNANNTPNLYSLHSWVGIVTTILFATQWAAGFGAFLLPCSPVALRVLVKPAHVWMGATILVLSVVSCISGINEKLFFVLKKTTNETRPYAELPPEAVLANSLGVVIVAFALVVLKILANQTWQRPEPRSEEGEYRPLRSDDS; encoded by the exons ATGAAGGCCACGATGGCTTTCTACTCAGCCTACCTGCTGTGCCTGGTCCTGAGTGTGGTatgtgtggtgctggtggtcCACTGGAATGCCAGCTTCCGCGGGGGCTTCGCATGGGATCACCAAGCCAAGCAGTTCAACTGGCACCCCGTGCTGATGGTGGTGGGGCTGGTGGTGCTTTACGGCAACG CTGCTGTGGTGTACCGTATCCCGCTGACCTGGGGCCAGAATAAGAAGCCATGGAAGCTACTGCACGCcggtctgctgctgctgtctctGCTCTTCGCCGTGTTGGGCCTGTGTGCAGTGTTTGACTTCCACAACGCTAACAACACCCCCAACCTCTACTCCCTACACAGCTGGGTGGGAATCGTCACCACCATCCTTTTCGCCACGCAG TGGGCTGCAGGTTTCGGGGCGTTCCTCCTGCCCTGCTCTCCAGTGGCTCTGCGCGTCTTAGTCAAACCTGCTCACGTGTGGATGGGAGCCACTATCCTCGTCCTCAGCGTGGTGTCCTGCATCTCGGGGATCAACGAGAAGCTGTTTTTTGTTCT aaagaagaCCACCAATGAGACGCGGCCGTACGCCGAGCTGCCTCCAGAGGCAGTGCTTGCCAATTCTCTGGGCGTCGTCATCGTCGCCTTCGCCTTGGTCGTGTTGAAAATCCTGGCCAATCAGACGTGGCAGCGTCCAGAGCCCAGGAGCGAGGAGGGGGAGTACAGG CCGCTGAGATCGGACGACAGCTGA
- the LOC140542020 gene encoding histone H4 codes for MSGRGKGGKGLGKGGAKRHRKVLRDNIQGITKPAIRRLARRGGVKRISGLIYEETRGVLKVFLENVIRDAVTYTEHAKRKTVTAMDVVYALKRQGRTLYGFGG; via the coding sequence ATGTCCGGCCGAGGAAAAGGCGGTAAGGGGCTCGGGAAGGGAGGCGCCAAGCGTCACCGTAAAGTGCTCCGCGATAACATCCAGGGGATCACCAAGCCGGCCATCCGCCGTCTGGCTCGCCGCGGCGGCGTCAAGCGTATCTCCGGTCTGATCTACGAGGAGACGCGCGGCGTGCTGAAGGTGTTCCTGGAGAACGTGATCAGGGACGCGGTCACCTACACCGAGCACGCCAAGAGGAAGACCGTCACCGCCATGGACGTGGTGTACGCCCTGAAGCGCCAGGGCCGCACTCTCTACGGCTTCGGTGGCTAA
- the cyb561a3a gene encoding lysosomal membrane ascorbate-dependent ferrireductase CYB561A3 isoform X1 codes for MGQGEGHPTTPALWDSWGSNLYPPPPNNTTKLNIYLYIFLGSAMKATMAFYSAYLLCLVLSVVCVVLVVHWNASFRGGFAWDHQAKQFNWHPVLMVVGLVVLYGNAAVVYRIPLTWGQNKKPWKLLHAGLLLLSLLFAVLGLCAVFDFHNANNTPNLYSLHSWVGIVTTILFATQWAAGFGAFLLPCSPVALRVLVKPAHVWMGATILVLSVVSCISGINEKLFFVLKKTTNETRPYAELPPEAVLANSLGVVIVAFALVVLKILANQTWQRPEPRSEEGEYRPLRSDDS; via the exons ATGGGGCAGGGGGAGGGCCATCCAACCACGcctgctctctgggactcctggGGATCTAacctatacccccccccccccaataataCTACCAAGTtaaatatctatctatatatttttttaggttCCGCGATGAAGGCCACGATGGCTTTCTACTCAGCCTACCTGCTGTGCCTGGTCCTGAGTGTGGTatgtgtggtgctggtggtcCACTGGAATGCCAGCTTCCGCGGGGGCTTCGCATGGGATCACCAAGCCAAGCAGTTCAACTGGCACCCCGTGCTGATGGTGGTGGGGCTGGTGGTGCTTTACGGCAACG CTGCTGTGGTGTACCGTATCCCGCTGACCTGGGGCCAGAATAAGAAGCCATGGAAGCTACTGCACGCcggtctgctgctgctgtctctGCTCTTCGCCGTGTTGGGCCTGTGTGCAGTGTTTGACTTCCACAACGCTAACAACACCCCCAACCTCTACTCCCTACACAGCTGGGTGGGAATCGTCACCACCATCCTTTTCGCCACGCAG TGGGCTGCAGGTTTCGGGGCGTTCCTCCTGCCCTGCTCTCCAGTGGCTCTGCGCGTCTTAGTCAAACCTGCTCACGTGTGGATGGGAGCCACTATCCTCGTCCTCAGCGTGGTGTCCTGCATCTCGGGGATCAACGAGAAGCTGTTTTTTGTTCT aaagaagaCCACCAATGAGACGCGGCCGTACGCCGAGCTGCCTCCAGAGGCAGTGCTTGCCAATTCTCTGGGCGTCGTCATCGTCGCCTTCGCCTTGGTCGTGTTGAAAATCCTGGCCAATCAGACGTGGCAGCGTCCAGAGCCCAGGAGCGAGGAGGGGGAGTACAGG CCGCTGAGATCGGACGACAGCTGA
- the LOC140542228 gene encoding histone H2B-like: protein MPEPAKAAPKKGSKKAVTKTAGKGGKKRRKSRKESYAIYVYKVLKQVHPDTGISSKAMIIMNSFVNDIFERIAGESSRLAHYNKRSTITSREIQTAVRLLLPGELAKHAVSEGTKAVTKYTSSK from the coding sequence ATGCCGGAGCCAGCTAAAGCAGCGCCCAAGAAAGGGTCCAAGAAGGCTGTGACCAAAACAGCCGGGAAGGGGGGCAAGAAGCGCAGAAAGTCGCGCAAGGAGAGCTACGCCATCTATGTGTACAAAGTGCTGAAGCAGGTCCACCCAGACACGGGCATCTCGTCCAAGGCGATGATCATTATGAACTCTTTCGTCAACGACATCTTCGAGCGCATCGCAGGAGAGTCGTCCCGCCTGGCTCACTACAACAAGCGCTCCACCATCACCTCCCGGGAGATCCAGACCGCCGTGCGCCTCCTGCTGCCCGGAGAGCTGGCCAAGCACGCCGTGTCCGAAGGCACCAAGGCAGTGACAAAGTACACCAGCTCAAAGTGA